Part of the Panicum virgatum strain AP13 chromosome 4N, P.virgatum_v5, whole genome shotgun sequence genome is shown below.
TCTTGCCGCTTCAGGAATTGGGGAATTCTTCTTCCAGTCGCACCTTGATTTCTTGGTCAGTGTCCTCTTTATTCTGCGCGAAGATAGCCTCGTGGTTGCTTACTTGTTTCCAATCGTTTCTGCAGTGTCGAGTGACATTTGTGGAGCTGGAGGACAGAGcttcgcggcggcgccggcgaagaTGAGCAGCGGAGACGGTGCTAACAGCAGGAGGGCTGCCTCAGGTGATGCGGAGGCGGAGCTGCATTTTGACTTTCTTACCAGCCTTCAGAGTTGCACTGTTCTCCCTTGCTGCCCCTGAAAGCAATATCTTGGATGAAGCAGAGCTGAACTGAGGAATATTCACTTGCTCAGTGATGCTTACCTGCGTGCGTTACTAAACATCAATTGCTAACCGGACACAAATTCTTACTGTTTCCGAGCAACTTGCTACATGTTCTGACAATTTGTTCAGATCCATTGTGGGCTTGTCCCACATTGTACTGTACTAATTCATAGCCATAGGCTCATGTTTTCTTTCCCCAATTCAGATGGGATGAGGAAGCTCAGAGAGTTGCTGCACAAGAGCGACAACCGCATATGTGCTGACTGCAGTGCACCTGATCCCAAATGGGCGTAAGTAATCTCGACTTCAAATTGCTGCTGCTTTCTCACATGTCAAGGCTTCATATGTAGTACCGGGACATAAATCTGAATATTAGAGTTAGCCTGATTGTCACTTTTTTGGGGGTAATTCTGCATTACCCAGTGTTCTGCACAGTTATTAGTCAATCCTATACCGACATCTTTGATTTGTTGACTACTTGACTGCTTGCATGATAACTTTCTTTGCACCTGCAGATCCGCTAATATTGGAGTATTCATATGCCTAAAATGCTCTGGTGTTCACAGAAGCCTTGGGACACATGTTTCAAAGGTCATTTGATTGCAACTAGAATAATGTTAATTGTTTCAGTAGTAGTATGTTAGTGATGTTTTCGAATGAAGTAAGTTTTGCAGCAGGCTTATTAATAGAAGCAGAACATTTTAAACTGCAAGATGATTGCTGCGCATTTAAAATCACAACAGGAAATGCATCACTCCTTTTCCATAATTGTTATGCATTATAGCAGCATGAAGGAATTCTGACTGAAACAAACATCTGCTTAGACAGGTTCTGTCAGTCACTCTAGATCAATGGACTGATGATGAAATTAACTCAATGATAGAAGTTGGTGGAAACTCTTACGCAAATGCTATATATGAAGCATTTCTTCCAGAGGGCTATCACAAACCGCATCCAGATTCTACCCAGGAAGAGAGAGCTGATTTCATCAGGTAAATGGCACACGAGTCTTGTAAAAAATTAGGATTCTAGCAATGAATTACAAAGTTTAATTTTTGACAACAATACCTTGTTAGTATTCAGTTTGAAATATGAGAAGAAATGTCCTTTATCTCAACCACTGTACCTGCCGACATTACCCAGTCATTCAGTTTCAAATATGGAGTAGCTAATTtacacttcattaaagatctTGCCATCCAAAGAAAGTATAAATTAGAGACTTCCTATGCCATTAGAACCTTTACCTGATATACGGTAATGGGACCGCCGAACACTGTTAGTTTTTGAAACCTCTCAGGTCCAAGTATGAGTCTCAAGAATTTCTGAAGCCAAGTCTAAGGATAGTTTCTAGTAATAGCTCTTTGGAGGCTACCTACTCTCGAAAACATATGGACAGCAATGCTTCACATTCTGCAAGTTTCAACAGTGAGGTAAGTCTGACAGTCTGACTTGATCCGGAATTACAAATTTAACCATATGATATTGCCAATTTTACCTTTAGTTACATAATGCTATTTTAGTATTCTTTGGTTTATATATTTTGCAGGCTGGCATGGTTGAGTTTATTGGAATACTAAAAGTTAAAGTAATAAGAGGGACTAAATTAGCTGTAAGAGACCTGATAAGTAGTGACCCCTATGTTGTACTGACTCTAGGGCAGCAGGTATTGCATTTCACCAACTTGAGCAATCCTCGTCAGATAGATTCCTGATTGTTTACCCTCATCTCTTTCAGATCATGTATTCATGTTAATTGATAACAGTATTGCTCTCTGCAGAAAGCAAAGACATCAGTGATTAAACGTAACCTAAATCCTGTTTGGAATGAAGAACTTAAGCTGTCAGTTCCTCAGCAATATGGACCTCTCAAGCTTGTTAGACTCCTTGGCACAAACTTCTTAACCATAAACTTTGGATTCAAAATTACATTGATAAAGACATCTAATAAACTCCTTTTATCCCTTTTGCAACCAGCAAGTGTTTGACTATGACATGCTATCGAAGGACGACAAAATGGGCGAGGCTGAGATTGACCTGCAGCCGATGATCAGTGCAGCGACTGCGTTCGGTGATGCTGACCTGCTCGCGGACATGCAGATCGGCAAGTGGCTCAAGTCCCCGGACAATGCGCTTGCCAGGGACAGCCCCGTCAATGTCGTCAATGGTAAGGTGAAGCAGGAGGTCTCGTTGAAGCTACAGAACGTGGAGTCCGGGGAGGTGgatctggagctggagtggATACCTCTCAATCAGTAGAACTAGAACATTCAGTACTTTGCGTGACCTATCATAACCATAAGAATAAATTAATGTGCTTGGAAGTCATGGCAAACAGTTAAACAATGACCGTTGGTATAAAAACTGGTACAATATAGTTACAACTGATTCCAGCTTTGTACCAATTGTTTCCAATTCATAGTTTCCGGTTACAGTATCATCTAACCATTCTAATAGTAACTTTATTACGGTCATTATAGTTACAGTCAAAATATATACTTCGAAACAGTGGCGGACCTAGCACTAGGGCCACTAGGGCTATGATCAATTGATCATAGTCTTAGTCTTTGGTGAATTCTGGGTCCGCCCCTGCTTGGAAAATTAGTCCAGATTAGAGTTACAATGTGCAAACAAATGAAAGCCGCCAATATCTTGCTTTCAGTTTCTGGTGGCTTCAACTGGCCTTCATGTAATTAAGTACTTTAAACATGAACTGGAATATGCAAACAAATGATGACCTGTTATTATAGAGAATCACAAAATCCCCCACGTAAATTGGCAGGTGAGAAGCCAAATATGTGCCTGACTTCATGCCGTATTTTCATCAGATTGTAGATCTTCAATAGGATGCAAGTCTGTAAAGCATTGGCCCAGGTGGTATGGATAAGGCTCCATAAGAACATGCATCaacccccccccacacacacaccactaAGAGCCATGGTAAACCTGATAAAAAGTTATTATCATGAAAACTAACTTCAAGTACAGCATCGAGCTAATGCATCATTTGGTACCAATTGATGTGTACTTTACTATGTTTGAAAGCAGCCAGGCAATCCTTAATTTATTTGCCACATCAGATTTTTACTTACATGGCAGTGTAGTTAATTCAATGAACACTAGCTGAGGTGGAGGGTTGAGACTAgtctgcactgcactgcactgccAAAGTGTTCCAGAACAATAAGTTTTATGTTACTTATGCAATCACACTTCTTATTTTTGGTGAGAGCGCGTTCAGCTCACTTTAAGTCACTGCATAATGCTGAGCACTACACTAAGCTTGTTGGTTGCATAGATTGCATTTTGAAAGCTAAAGTGGATTATTTTGCTTGGTAATTGCACAGCCGCCCCCCTCCCTCAGAGCACCCTGCTCCTTCCTCCCCTCCGCCTTGCCTCGCCTCGCCGGTGGAAGCCCACCGGGCCGCAATGAGGGTGGCGGCAggcaccgcccccccccccccccccttgtggATTCCTTCGCCCTTCATCTTCTCACCGGAGTTGGTTTGCTGGCtggagaccgccgccgccgtccttcgcCGGTGGGGCGTAGATATGGCGATGGTGGTCGCTGATCTGACGCCTGCCGTCCTCATCTACGATGATTGGGCCTAGCCCTTGCGGATCGGCCGGGGGTAACAGTTGGCAGGTAAGCGGCTCGCGGTGCGGGCGCCTCCGAGGCAGCCTCCGGGGCCTGGGCGGGCAGCGAGAACGGAGGTTGCTCTTCAGGAGGGCGCAGGTCTCGATAGCGATGGCAGCAGTGGTGTCATTAGCGTTGACATCCAAGGGTGAAAACATGGTCATGCTATGGTGGCATCATTAGCGTCACTCCCTTAAAGGCGTCGCATTTGGATGGCGTCATTAGCAGATGAAATCGGAGTGGATAGACTTTGCTGGGGTCTACATCCACCGGAGACGAGGCGTGGGTCCATGATCGAAAGTCAGAGCTGCTTTCCGCATCAATAACCGGTTGTGGCCGCTTTTTTCGTGACCCTCGGTGCATAGTTCGTGACCGACCTACTATGGAAAGTTGGAGCTACTGGCTGCCATGGGAAGTTGGAGCTGCTGGCAACTCGGCAATGATGACTTATTGCAGTGTGTCATGTTTGTGCTTAATCATATTGTGTGGGTTGGTTACTGGTTAGCCCCTCAGAAGTCTTTGTTTGGCCCCTCACTGAGCTATCCTTTCGTCTTTGTTTGGCCCCTCACTGAGCTATCCTTTCTTGTACCTAAACTCTTTTTCATCTTATTTGAGGGGCAGATCTCCTGCCTTTgtctcaaaagaaaaaaaaaaactggactTTACGACAGCTTTTGACATAGTATCTTGGGATTTTCTGTATCTGCATGGTAGCATGGGAAAACTGCGTGTGACCGGCGTTAACTGAAGGTGGTTATTGGGCGATAAAAAATATAGagcagcaaaacatcagtttgctCTTAAAAGTTTTTACACAAGATTGGCACACAACCAAACTTCCGTTGGGTAAGATGGACAATACAACAATGTATGTCGATGGTAAACGTCTTGGGCATAAAGTGAATAAGCCAACACCAGCGTGGACAATGTCAGAAAGATAAACCGCATGTTATTCAGATGCCCGCATGCATCTCAATTCTGGACACGATTACAATTGTCAACGATCCCACAAATTGGTACGAATACTGCATTGTCATCTCCAAGCCGAGCACTGACCCATTGTCATCTCCAAGCCGAGCACTGACCCATAGAGACATAGTGATAGCTTGGAATATAGTATTAGGTTAGCAAGGAACAGGAGGACTTTTTGTGGGATCACCATACCAGAACAAGTTATCAAACAAAACTGCTTTGAAACGTAGATGCTATGGAAGAACACGGCAAGAAAAATATGGGAAGAGACAATCTCCTGCACTGAAAGAAAGAAGACTGCAAGCTGAAATAGAACTTCAATGCACACAAATGTTTGTCTGTCTAAACTGTTTCTGTATTTTGTACTCTTTGGGGCTCTCCTTTTTTGGTTCCAGTTCTTTCATGTGCATCTGCACAGTTTTCTGCATGATTATAAAAATAGAATGAAAATAAAAACTGCCCGGTGATTCTCTCCAATATTCACATCCAACTGTTCATGTACACACTTCACAACTTATTGACTGTTCATTTCGTGCATGttattcaagattcaaactttatGGCTTTTTACAAACAAGCATAACAATTTGTTGGTTTTGTGACACGGAAGTAGTACCGCCAGATTCATGTTACAAGTATTATAATTTTGTTGTCACCAGCCACAAGCCAAACCATGCCTTATATTTTGAAATGTAGTATGCAAAGGAAATCCCTTCTAAGAATTCTACTTTTGCAAATGTAATTGAGGACATACCTTTGCATCGAGTTCAATGGAAGCCATGTGCTTTTCTGTGTGACTCCATTTGAGAGCAACAGTTTCAGTAAGCAAATCCTAAGGCAATTGAAATGGAACTGAAGTACAAAGTAACTTGATGTTTCTCAAGATAAACAGCTACAGATATTGGTAATTAGCATAAGGGCCCCGCTAACCTTAAGTTTTATCATTGCTTGAAACCTCTTGTCATTTAACTTAGCCACCTGATCAACCAGCTTTTCTTGTGCTGGATTCCACATCATCCTCTTGGAATAAGTCTTCAAGCAGTCTCCTTCTCATATCTAAAAAGAAAACCAACTGTTATAGACTGTACATGGAGAAGGAAAGGAGAAAATTTCACAGGAGAAACCGAGAAAGTCTCGTACCAACACGACTTTGTCTTTCTTCTCGTGTCTTCTTTTGGAACCTCATCATGTTAATAATTTCTTCCTAGAAAATGTAATCATCAAAAGGTAAGAATCACCAGAAAcaactaaaaaataaaaaatggaagGGAATAGATTAAAATAAATAGAACCTTTTGCTTGAGTATATTTGCCTCTTCATCTTCTAAATGCCTCTGTTTCTTCCGAAACTTTGTTATAGCTTCATTCATTCCTTCAATATTCTTTTTGTGTTGTTCTTTCTGAAGTTGAAGATTTTCGATGTCGCTTACATCAAGATCTGCGTGTAAGACTGACAAGAATAACAAATGACAGGTGAATTATATAAATGACAAATTTATCAAGGCAGAGATTATAGCACATACTGGACACAAAAAGTCAAGGATGGACTGCATCAACGAATCCTGAAATATGGCCACCATATCTCGATTTGGACCAACGGTAATGGTTATCCGGAGTCCAAAAGTCCGAAATAGCTATCTTTGATACCTCATTTTCTCTGCGATGAGTTTCATCTGTATCTTGTACTAAATAAACATATAAAGGGCGTCaatgagattaaaaaaaacAACATTTTGAGTGCAAGGTTCATTTATTCCATTCAGTAAACTGTTTAGCTTATCAAAACTGTGATCACGAATTACAATTTGTGCACTGAAATCGAACATCTGATAATGGTACGGGTAAATTTGTAACAACAAAGGTCTCATAATCATATAATTTGCTGTGATTTGGAGATATATTCTAGAAGAAATTAGTAGTGAAAGTTATTTCTAAGGACCATGCCAATGTCCAAAAAGACAATCTGTTGTAACTGGAGGGAGTAATAATATGGTACAGATTTATGAACACAACAAATGTAGTTATACCGAATCATCCAAAATCGCCTGACTAATCAAAACCTCTTTTACAGCATCAGGGGCATTAAATTCTTGATCAAGTCGGGAGTAAATCCCAAGTTGCTTCATCTGCCATAGGAGAATAAACAGAACAGTCAATATTACTATCGCGCAGTTCCCAGGCATGCTTTAAGTGTGAATATCAAGAAAACATTAGGATTGGTGATATCACAAAAAGGAGTGACCATAATAATCAGGAACAAGGGAAGATGGTTAGCGTGCATGAATAAAAGTTAGAAAAGAGGATGGAAAAAATAGGGACAAATGCTTGGTCCAATCTGCTTAACTCTGGAGTAATGTTTAGCGGCCATGTCCTTGTACGTTCACCAGCATAGTTCAGAACAGGGATGCCATACTTCTTCATTTGTCTAACCATGTAGTCACGGTCGGAATCATCCTGAGTGATGAATGACTGGCGCATACAGTTGTTTACAGTAATTACAATGTTTTTCCATGAGAAAAGAAACAAGATGATGGTGTGTCATATTCGTGATTCAACAACGCCAAAAAAACTAAGGACCTTTGTATATTGATAGTTACAGAAATGACATATTATTGGATGCTAATCATCTCTGTAACTGCAGGATAAATCTGCTTCTGCAGATAGACACAGAAAATGCATACAACATGGCAATGTGCAATGGTAGTATAGCACAAGATCCAGTAGTAACTGGTAAAGTGGTAAAATATTTAACCCTAGTTGCTTTCTCTAGTTTCATATAAATgctaaccaaaaaaaaaaaaaaatacaacggCAAGTTGGAAACTTCAGCCAATTGTCATCCAGCCATATTACAGTTTTCCCACATTGCAAGGTCTACTTAACTTTCACAGATATTCAAGTTGCACACATAGGCAATAATCATCTGAAAGAAACACGTTACCACCATGCAAACACTCCCTGGATACAGTTGAGTTCATTTGGACACGAGTAGTGTGTCAGGCTTGCGCTGCTTGCTGGGTGTGTTTGGCTTTGAACTTGGCCTCGAGCTCGACGCAGTGCTTCCAGCAGTGCCAGCAGCCACAATTGTCCCAGAAGCCGCCGCAGCTGCTGCCTTTGCAGCCTTCCGTGCACTCTTGTCAAGCTCAATCAAGCTCCGGGCTGCTAAGATCGCCTGTGGCACAAGGTCGTGACATGCACGAGCATAGACAACCCTCACAGCGCCTGCAGCTGCATCCCGCACCTCGACTGGGTTCAGCGGTGCAAGCAAGCAGTGCCCAAGAACCCTCATCACCGGCTGGAGCAGCTCCCAGGGTAGCGGCACCCTTGCCTCCTTGTCATAATCCTCACGGCAATTCCGCCCACTGGTATCTCCATTGATGTGCATCCCTGCCAGTTCCTCCTCCAATTCCTTCCCATTCTCAGCCTCTGATGACATTGGTGACACAGACCCCAGAGagtctccttcctcttcctccagctCCTTGTCATCAAGCTCAAAACGGCATTTGCAGTACTGCCCCGCCCACGCCGCCACAGCATTGCAGGCATCCACCTTCGATGCAGCAGGCATCTGCAGAATCTTGGAATAGTAAGCTTCGAACGCGACCCCAATTATCCCAGCGCGCTTCGTGGACTTCACAGCAGCCTGCGGCTCCAACGGTGGTGAGAGCACACCCACCACGGGAGTTGCCTGTGGAGGGGGGATCGGCGGGGGCTGCGGCCGGCGAGGGGACTTGGAGCTGGGGCTGGACGCCGGCGTGTGGTAGAGCGAGGGGACGGAGAGGTCCGGGACCTGGACGAGGACGGGCTTCCCCTGACGATTCTTGGCCTCAGAGGAGTAGACGGCGAGGAGCACCGCCTCGAAGCCGGAGAGCGACGAGGGTAGCtcgggcgggaggcggcggaggtagAGCGCCGCCAGTAGGGGCAGGAACgcgagcgcggcgaggcggaggtcggGGTCAGCGGAGAGGAGCGTGTCGTAGAGCCAGTGGCAGGCGGGGTCGTCGGCACCCCCGCCCGCGCGGAGCGCGTCGGAGAGCGCCGCGTAGGCGGCGGGCGACCGGaggagcgcgcgcgcggggcgatCGGAGTCCGCCAGCGCCGCGACGTCCTGGGACGCGGCCGGGGGCAGGATGGAGGAGAGCGCCTGGATGCGGGACCGCGCCTGCGAGACCGACTCCCACCATGACGGGGTCGGGTCCGAGGCTGAGGCTGAtgcggaggcggagggggacggcgaggcggcgcccgcgccggcggaggATGGGGACGGAggcatggcggcgacggcggcggagaagcCCAAGCCAAGATGAGATCTCCCCGGGCTCTCCGCAGCTGTCTGGAGGCAGCAGCAGGTTGGTAGGTGGAACGTGGATGCGACGGCATTCATTTTATTATTGGGCCCCGGCATTCATTTTATTATTGGGCCAACGCCAAACAGCTGTTATGCGAGGTCTAAAGGATTATgaccctgtttagttctttacaggtaaacgcaaaaaaatcgtaaacacattaaagtgaaaaggaatcttgctaatttgaagtactaaatgaagtctatttacaaaactttttgtatggatgggctgtaaatcgcgagacgattctaatgagtctacttaattcatgatttacaatagtgatgctacagtaccatccgctaattattaattaatcatggattaattagcatcattagattcgtctcgcgatttacaacccatctatgcaaaaagttttacaaatagacttcatttagtacttcaaaaaccaagattcctttgcaaaattattttgcaaaatgaactaaacaggccCTATGTGTTGATCCGTGTTAAAAGGCCTAGCATCTGATCTTTGTATGGTTCGACCCGGGCTAGTTTTagtgtgtgtttagttggtgaaaatgtttgggttttggtactgtagtacatttcgttgttatttgacaaataatatccaattacAGACTAATTAGGTGTCGGTGTAAGACACTCTTCGGGGCGAAGAGGTCACAACAGCTAGAGAAGTGGAGGGCGAAGTCATTAAATAAATAGCAGCGGACATGATTATGACACGAAAATCAAAGCAACAGCAATTTGCTCTGTATTTCAAATCTCTTCAATAGTTACAGGAGGAGTATTTATAGCTCAGAAACTCAACTACTCCCCACCCAAAATTCCCTTTCTACCCCCTAACTGCCAGCATCTTGGAATATTCCTTGGGCAAAAACATAATGTTACAACACTCGACATAACTTAGTGGAATTACAACTGTACATCTCGTACAGAATTCTGATAGTGGGGCCGCTCCACTTCGCGTCTCTAAGCGACTGTGGGTCTTCGCTACTCCGCACAACGGGGCTTTCGCCTCGCCGTCTGCCTCTTCGGCACGCACGCTCCCCCACGCTGCGGGCGCCGCCTCTTCGCTCCTCTTCGGGCGGCTTCGAGCAACTCAAGCCTTCGTTTGGTAGGCTTCGCTCCGAGCCCCTCGGGTCCACCCTCTTTGCCTTCGTGGTACACATCGTCGTTCGTCCGCTTCCTCGCTCGGAGCCGAACGCCTTCGACGACGGGCTTCGCCATCGGGcgaaggtggcgtccccaacattaggcttaaaagattcagctcgtgctaatcagttagattgtatgaaagtgcatctaggctcctagtgtgttttggtggattgattgacaccacgattaaaggactaaccatCTTATTAAGTATATGAGTAGAAATTGATTATCATATTTGTTATATATGCGATGAAATATATCAATATTCAAGACAAAACTCATATGACAAGATGAATGCCACAACATGATCTAGTATGAGAATGATAACAAACAATGAGTATTGTGTGAATTGGGATATGTGTTATTGGTGAAGAATTCACTCTCATATCTAAATGAAGCTTGTTGAAGTATGTGGTACTCAAAATGACAAGTCAAGGTATTGAGAATGAGACAAGGTTGTATGCTTATGTATAGTCTCATATATTGGAAAAATTGTCATAAAAATTGCAAGTGATATttgatgatcaagcaagtatgaaaGAAATAATTTTCATTATAATGTAAAAATCAATGTGAGTTCAAGAGGGCACTTGAGAATAAATGGATGGGATCGAAAGGCGAGTTTCTAGAGGCTATGTAAGCAAAGGCTTGGCATGAGCAAGGAAATcgataatgatcaagtccaagaGTTCTAAGAGATAAGGAGTATTTCACATTGAGAAGCATTATTcattagaagaagaaaaatagcttgaggatcaaaatggatttcattgtaagttaaatgtgatacaagcctacataaagctatatgtgatgcaaggatgaagagttaGAATTCGGGAATGAGTTTCTAggtactaagcttggagaagggcaattggggttgtgccgaggaaccaatgctagggtgacgaaaCTAGAAGTGGATTGCATTCAAGGATAaaggttcaaggtcactagctcaaagaAGATGTGAtcaaagtaaagaagccaagttggatgcacacctcagattgtgattgatcaacacacggcataggatgaaaaagagaagctcaaaaagttgaaatgtaatttatctttgatcttgagtttaggtatgccgtactatcaagagggatgcatcaaaatggtctttggtttagtctcagtgctcaaataacccatgtgagttgagagagacacaaaagccTCACGTACACATTTTAACATTGCTGCCAgagcaaatccggaagttccggatttggcacacgtggcactaacggctagttggtttgaaaacccggaggtgctggttgtagaatccggaagtttcgggttctaactgtcacataacgactagttttgttgggaccggctatttataccccttagccccctccttggtgggctgctgtTCCAGGCTTTATTCTGTTCATTGCTGATCGTCCCAAGAAACTTGGTGgccatagttgagctctccccaacctctctttgtgatattgtgtgattagtgtatattcttgagttgggttgagagagtgaatgcttgagagcactagagagcacagcaaaccttgagcacttgagattagccgtgatttgtgtgattcgcatttgttactcttggaggtgaagactcctagacggctaggcgtcgccggt
Proteins encoded:
- the LOC120669711 gene encoding ADP-ribosylation factor GTPase-activating protein AGD12-like isoform X1; this encodes MSSGDGANSRRAASDGMRKLRELLHKSDNRICADCSAPDPKWASANIGVFICLKCSGVHRSLGTHVSKVLSVTLDQWTDDEINSMIEVGGNSYANAIYEAFLPEGYHKPHPDSTQEERADFIRSKYESQEFLKPSLRIVSSNSSLEATYSRKHMDSNASHSASFNSEAGMVEFIGILKVKVIRGTKLAVRDLISSDPYVVLTLGQQKAKTSVIKRNLNPVWNEELKLSVPQQYGPLKLQVFDYDMLSKDDKMGEAEIDLQPMISAATAFGDADLLADMQIGKWLKSPDNALARDSPVNVVNGKVKQEVSLKLQNVESGEVDLELEWIPLNQ
- the LOC120669711 gene encoding ADP-ribosylation factor GTPase-activating protein AGD12-like isoform X2; the encoded protein is MRKLRELLHKSDNRICADCSAPDPKWASANIGVFICLKCSGVHRSLGTHVSKVLSVTLDQWTDDEINSMIEVGGNSYANAIYEAFLPEGYHKPHPDSTQEERADFIRSKYESQEFLKPSLRIVSSNSSLEATYSRKHMDSNASHSASFNSEAGMVEFIGILKVKVIRGTKLAVRDLISSDPYVVLTLGQQKAKTSVIKRNLNPVWNEELKLSVPQQYGPLKLQVFDYDMLSKDDKMGEAEIDLQPMISAATAFGDADLLADMQIGKWLKSPDNALARDSPVNVVNGKVKQEVSLKLQNVESGEVDLELEWIPLNQ
- the LOC120669712 gene encoding uncharacterized protein LOC120669712 — encoded protein: MNAVASTFHLPTCCCLQTAAESPGRSHLGLGFSAAVAAMPPSPSSAGAGAASPSPSASASASASDPTPSWWESVSQARSRIQALSSILPPAASQDVAALADSDRPARALLRSPAAYAALSDALRAGGGADDPACHWLYDTLLSADPDLRLAALAFLPLLAALYLRRLPPELPSSLSGFEAVLLAVYSSEAKNRQGKPVLVQVPDLSVPSLYHTPASSPSSKSPRRPQPPPIPPPQATPVVGVLSPPLEPQAAVKSTKRAGIIGVAFEAYYSKILQMPAASKVDACNAVAAWAGQYCKCRFELDDKELEEEEGDSLGSVSPMSSEAENGKELEEELAGMHINGDTSGRNCREDYDKEARVPLPWELLQPVMRVLGHCLLAPLNPVEVRDAAAGAVRVVYARACHDLVPQAILAARSLIELDKSARKAAKAAAAAASGTIVAAGTAGSTASSSRPSSKPNTPSKQRKPDTLLVSK